The following are encoded in a window of Salinibacter ruber DSM 13855 genomic DNA:
- the rpsR gene encoding 30S ribosomal protein S18, whose translation MADQNDVDYEHLEYVDYKDTEFLEQFINNQGKILPRRVTGVPARVQRQITKAIKRARHLALMPYVSESVR comes from the coding sequence ATGGCTGACCAAAACGACGTCGACTACGAGCACCTCGAATACGTAGACTACAAGGACACCGAATTCCTGGAGCAGTTCATCAACAACCAGGGCAAGATCCTGCCGCGCCGCGTGACGGGGGTGCCCGCCCGCGTGCAGCGCCAGATCACGAAGGCGATCAAGCGGGCCCGGCACCTCGCCCTCATGCCGTACGTGTCCGAGTCGGTTCGGTAA
- the rplI gene encoding 50S ribosomal protein L9 has translation MQIILLNDVDHLGEKGEVHEVADGYGRNYLIPQGLARVATDGAIRQLRDEQQQQARKEAAKKEQVEELKDELEDMQVVFTAKVGEDNRIFGTVTTQQIAVELSNRGFNIDRRDIELDEDIRFVGAYTASIDLGYGIEATLDIQVIPESG, from the coding sequence ATGCAGATTATTCTCCTCAACGACGTGGACCACCTCGGCGAAAAAGGCGAGGTCCACGAGGTGGCCGACGGCTACGGCCGCAACTACTTGATTCCCCAAGGACTCGCGCGGGTGGCCACCGACGGGGCCATTCGCCAGTTGCGCGACGAGCAGCAGCAGCAGGCCCGCAAAGAGGCCGCCAAGAAAGAGCAGGTCGAAGAGCTCAAGGACGAGCTCGAAGACATGCAGGTGGTCTTCACCGCGAAGGTGGGCGAGGACAACCGCATCTTTGGCACCGTGACGACTCAGCAGATCGCGGTGGAGCTCTCCAACCGCGGCTTCAACATCGACCGGCGGGACATCGAGCTCGACGAAGACATTCGGTTCGTGGGGGCCTACACGGCGTCCATCGACCTGGGCTACGGAATCGAAGCGACCCTGGACATCCAGGTCATTCCGGAGTCGGGCTGA
- the rpsF gene encoding 30S ribosomal protein S6, translating to MAQKYQYELTYVISGVVKQNQVDDIVRKVNHLIESNDGDVLEVDEWGNQRLAYEIDRKRSGYYVNMYFQAPGELVPRLERELDINDDVLRYLTLRMDAKMKRHYEQRKKRRAQEAAEEEAADESDEE from the coding sequence ATGGCACAAAAGTATCAGTACGAACTGACGTACGTCATCAGTGGGGTCGTCAAGCAAAACCAGGTGGACGACATTGTCCGCAAGGTGAACCACCTCATCGAGAGCAACGACGGCGACGTGCTTGAGGTCGACGAGTGGGGCAACCAACGCCTCGCCTACGAGATCGACCGCAAGCGCAGCGGCTATTACGTGAACATGTATTTCCAGGCGCCGGGCGAGCTCGTTCCGCGCCTTGAGCGCGAACTGGACATCAACGACGACGTGCTGCGCTACCTCACCCTGCGCATGGACGCGAAGATGAAGCGTCACTACGAGCAGCGCAAGAAGCGCCGTGCGCAGGAGGCCGCCGAAGAAGAGGCGGCGGACGAGTCCGACGAGGAGTAG